The following is a genomic window from Lysinibacillus sp. G4S2.
CGAAAGCAAAGCGACAGCTACAAATGTTTTCTGTGCGAAAGCGAAGCGTCAGCAACAAATGTTTTCTGTGCGAAAGCGAAGCGTCAGCAACAAAGCGCCCAGTCGGAACGGAAATCAACCACACGTTATGGTGAAGAGCCAAAGAAAACCTAGATGTACAGTTATTTGAAGAAAGCATCTTTCATTCTTTCAGGTACAAATCTTTATTAGTAGGATTGCAAAAGCGTTTAGATATTGAAGTTTCTATTTCAGATTTCAAGCGTGATGAACGGGAAACACCAAATATGATTGATAAGAAATTGGGAGATCTACGATGAAAAAACTAACCTTTGGAGAGATGACATGGAATGGATTTATGAATTATTTCAACAGTATGGATACTATGTTGTATTAGTTGGTTTGCTGTTAGAATATATCGCTTTTCCATTTCCAGGGGAGCCAACATTAGTTTATGCAGGGTATTTAGTACATACGGGAGATTTAAACTTACCGATATTAATTATACTATCGTTTATTGGGACAAGTGTTGGGATGACGATTCAGTATTTTCTAGGTAATAAACTAGGTATGCCGTTTATACAAAAGTATGGAAAGTATGTATTTTTAACACAGAGGAAAATCGATTTAACGAAAATGTGGTTTGATAAATATGGATATTTCCTGCTTTTTATTGGGTTTTTCATTCCAGGCGTACGTCATTTTACTGGATACTTTGTAGGAATAATCAATTTATCATTTCGCCGTTTTGCAATAATAATTTATTCAGGTGCTCTGTTTTGGGTATCGTTCTTCTTAATTGGTGGTTACTGGTTAGGTGATAAAATGCATTCTGTCATTAGTATGATGGGACAACATGTCTGGGAGATTGTTTTTGGTGTTATTATAATTGTAGCTATTATCCGATTCCGTAAACAATTGAAACGTTTATTTGTACAAAACACAAATTAATTTGGAACCCATTCTATGTAAAAAGTTAGAAGCCTCATAGACAGTTAGAGATATTTCACATCAATGATTCTTATAGAAAGAGATGTTGATACATGAAGAAAACAATTAAAGAACAGTCGATATTAATTATACTTCTAAGCAATGTATTCATTGCTTTTCTTGGAATTGGTCTTGTCATTCCAGTTATGCCGTCATTTATGAATAGCATGCAATTATCAGGAAAAACGATGGGTTATCTTATTGCCGTATTTGCGATGGCACAACTACTTATGTCACCACTCGCAGGTCGTTGGGTTGACCGTTATGGCAGGAAGAACATCATCACAATCGGTTTATTCCTTTTTGGTATTTCAGAACTTATCTTTGGTTTAGGCACGCATGTATCGGTGCTTTATTTATCGAGAATGTTAGGGGGAATTAGTGCCGCCTTTATTATACCAGGTGTTACTGCATATGTTGCAGATATTACATCAGTTCAGGAACGACCAAAAGCGATGGGGTATGTTTCTGCCGCCATTAGTACTGGCTTTATTATAGGACCTGGCTTTGGAGGCTTTATTGCAGAATACGGTATACGCATGCCCTTCTTCTTTGCGGCAGCTATTGCCTTTGTAGCGTGCATTTTATCAATATTTATTTTAAAAGAGCCGCTTACAAAGGAACAGCTTGCAGAAATTTCTGCTAAAACAAAACAAACAAACTTTATAAACGATTTAAAAAAATCACTTAGTCCGCTTTATTTCATTCCATTTATCATTGTATTTGTACTAGCTTTCGGCTTGTCTGCATATGAAACTGTTTTTAGTCTATTTTCTGATCATAAATTCGGCTTCACACCGAAGGACATCGCAACCATTATTACGATAAGCGCAATCTTCGGTGTTATTGTACAAATATTTATGTTTGGAAAAATGGTAGATAAACTCGGTGAAAAGAAATTGATCCAATTATGTTTAATTGCAGGTGCAATATTGGCGGTTGCGTCCACCGTGATCTCTGGATTTTGGGCAGTGTTGGTGGTAACTTGCCTTATCTTCCTCGCATTTGACTTGCTTCGTCCGGCATTGACGACGTATTTATCAAAAGCTGCCGGTAAAGATCAAGGATTTATTGCTGGAATGAACTCAACCTATACGAGCTTAGGTAATATCATTGGGCCAATGTTAGGTGGAGTACTATTTGACGTAAACGTCCACTATCCTTATCTTTTCTCTGCTGTTATTATGGTCATTGGCATCGGTATTACATTTGTGTGGAAAGAAAAACAATTGACAGAAAACTTAGCGGAATAATTAGAAAAGTGGAGGAAGCCTTCGGAACAATAAAAACCCAAATTGTACCCGTTGTTATTCTCTTTGTGGATCTAGACAATTCCCTAACTCGAAAAGTTTTACCTAGTATTATCGTTTACTTAAATTCACAATATAATTAGCAGTTTGGGGAGAAGTCGAGAAATCAATTTCGCATTTATCTCACCACCTTCAGAGGAGGATTTTTCTGTACCTGTCGCTATAAAAACATTTACCGAATGAAAATTCTATTTTTCAAGGTGAGCTGTAAGACTGTTTTTTATCCATTGTGTTGATTTGAATGAATAGGAGGTTTATTATACTGTGAAACATATACCATGTATGATTACAATTGGAAACTTTATTTGCGGACTTCTTGCTATTCGCTCTTTGTTTATTCAAGATTTCTATACAGCAGCGTTCTTCATTTTTGTTGGTATGTTTCTTGACTTTTTCGACGGCATGGTCGCACGTAAGCTAAATGCCGTTTCGGATATTGGGAAGGAACTTGATTCTTTCGCTGATTTGATCACGTTTGGTGTGGCTCCGGCTATGCTTGCTTACAATGTAGCATTGTATAGTATTCCGTATATTGGGATTTTGTGTACGCTGGCATATGGCACTTGTGGTGCTATTCGCCTTTCCAGATTTAATGCTCATCACAGCAAGTCTCCAACATTCATTGGAATGCCGATTCCATTTGCAGGAATATGTCTTGTTATATTAAGTTTCATGAATAACTCAATCGTATTAGCAGTAAGCACATGTGTACTTTCTTATTTGATGGTGAGCACAATTAAGTTTCCACATTTTAAAAGACTTGCGGTTGAAAATTCAGAGGTGGAAAGATGGGAACAGTTCAAGAATTAATCGGATCTTATGGGTATCTAGCAATTTTTTTAATGTTGATTCTTGGAATCGTTGGATTGCCGATACCCGATGAAGTCCTAATGACAATTGTCGGTTATTTTACAAATATTCATGTCCTGAATTATGAACTTGCTATTTTCGTTAGTTTTGCAGGAGCGCTTATAGGGATGATGATCAGTTATCTAATCGGAAGAAAAGCTGGTCGTCCTTTAATAGCGAAATATGGAAAATGGATAGGGCTGAAAGAGAAGAGAATGATGAAAGTAGAAAGGTGGATGAAGAAATACGGGCCGTTCTCACTTGTTTTCGGGTACTTCATTCCCGGTTTCAGACACGTAACCTGTTACTTTGCGGGAATCGGCAAAATGAGATTAAAAACATATATTACGTTTGCTGCGATTGGTGCCTTTATATGGTGTTTCACCTTTATTACAATTGGAAAGGTCGTAGGGGTTATACAGGATTAATCCCATTTCTTAACGCACAAAGTGGCTGGGACATAACCGATTAAAACTTAAAAAAGCGCGAGAAATCAAATTTAAAAGTTGATTTCTTGCGCTTTTTTGATGTGAAATATTGTGAAAAAATCATAGGTGGATATGATTTTAACAACCAATTCAAGATAACATCGGGTTTCCCAGATTCCTCTGAAATTAATCGAGCTAAACAATAATGCATACACATAAAGGCAAATAGTGCCTGTACCATAATACTGTTCATCACTTTCGTTCGGTTTCTTCCGCACCTTCGTTTCTACGCGTTATCTGGAAATACTGTCACGATCACACCATCCGTATTATTGCCCGATACCTCATAACGAAGATTGGCTGGCACATTAATAGTGGTATTTTCAGTAACAGGATAATAAAAGACCTCATATTCTTGACCATTTACAGTAGCAGAAATATGTTCTTCTTCTTTTAGATAGTCTAAATATTCCTCTAAAACAAAATTCTTTTCTTTCATAATCGCACTATGTGGTAAACCGACATAGCGGATATGCCATGGTTCATTCATAATTCCCGTTATGTCCGTTTTATCCTCTGGATAACGTAGCGTAAACCCGTATTTCCAAGCGTTCTTTGCAATCCACTCTCCCTCAGGTGCTATCTCCATTTTCCCTTGGGTACTTCCCACATCAAGCGATAAACTTAAATTGTGTTCGCTGTGACCGGCTGGCAAGGCACGATTGGAACCCATTTGTTCATAAAGTTTAGTTTGCTCATCAAATCCTCGAAAACCACTCGTAATTAAAAAACTAGAAACTCCATCTTCTCCCGCATCAAGAACCATATCCGAAAATTTACGTGCTATATCTTCTGATAAATATATTTCGCTATTAAACATTCTGTATCCTTTTACCAATTCATCACGAGCATTTAAATTGATGATATCTGATTTTATACTTTCATTGTGAACTGGGTGCTTACTGTTAACCAAAAGTAAATTTCCTTGATAAATTTGTTCTTCTGGAATTTCTACTTTTTTCATATTTTCAGAAGACGAATTACCGTCCACTACACCATTTTCATTATAGGCTTTTTCACCTTGAAAGAACGGTACTATTTTAAAGGCTGTCACACCTAAACATATTGCGAAAATTAATAAAAAGACCCGCTTTTTCATTCTTAACTGCTCCCTTATTCTTCTTTACTTAAAATATTATAAATAAAACTAATGAAGAAAAAGGTAGGATAAATCTTAAGTTTATCTTAAATTACGTACTTAAAAGTATGAAGCTATCTTAACTATTGTGGTTGATTTCTTTGATAGAAAGAGCTTGTTTTTCGATAAAAGCCCAAATAGTTTCGATAAAATGAGATTTTGTTTCGATAAAAGCTCAAAAAGTTTCGATAAAGAGCGATTTTGTTTCGATAAATCTTCAAAGTATTCCTATAAAACGAACGAAAGGAGCTTTAGTGATTCTGTTTTGGTCCACATTTTATAAAGAATACTAGTGTATTTGACCAATAAAATTCATTCTCCCTCGTTTTTCTTTATCTGACATTTCAAAAATTAAATTCAGAATACTGTAACTTTTCTATTCTGTGGTAGTCTAATTAATAAACAACTTTATGAAAGGAAGGAAAAATGATGAAAAATAAGTGGATAGCCATTTTACTCATCGCCGTACTAGCTATTTTACCAGGAACTTTTTCGTTAATAGTGCCCCAAAAAGCGGAGGCACAGGAAGCAAGTACGAGTACGAAAACGCATAGCTGGCAAGCGTCCTTTACAGAGGCATTAAAGGAAAGCGAAATAACGGATGCCAATGTATACGTAACAAATAGCAAAAATAAAAAGGTGTTAGCAACAATAACATTGGGAGACGATAAAAAGACACTTATCGTTAGCGGATTAGCACCTGATAGCTATAAATTACATGTGAATAAAGAAGCATTTGCACGAAGCGGAACTAAAACAGCCTCACAAGTAATACCATTTACCATCATTGAAAAGCTAGAAGCAGTAAAATCAGAAAAAGAGCTGCAGCAATATTTCGAAGCACTTTTAGCCAACCACCCACAAAAAGAATTGGACTATGAAGCAACCGTAGAAGTGGCAAGCAGCGAAGATAAAGCGAGCACAAACAACGCCTCTACAACAAATAATCAAGTAGAAGGAGTGGAGGAAGGCGATATTGTTGTTGTCAAAGATGGCTTTATTTATGCTGTAAAAGATCAAGGCATTAATGTAGTTGATGCGAAAGATCCAAAAAATTTAAAGTTAGCGACAACAATCAAGCTGAAAGAATCACAATATATTTCAAAGCTAGCATTATATGATCATTTATTAATAGTGATAGGGGATGAATATCTAGAAAAAGTAGGCACAAGCATGTCGACAGCTACTTTGTATGATATTTCAAATCCAAAGAATCCAAAGCTTATACGTGAAGTGGGGCAAGAGGGATATTTACAGGATATTCGAATTACAAATGGCACATTATATTTAATCGGTAATATGTATCCGAATTATTGGATGCTTAGAGAGCAAAAAGCGCCAGATTTAAAACCAAAAACATTTGATAGTTTAGAAGGTAAAGAGTACAAAAGCTTACCTTTAGAGAAAATTTCTATTTTACCAAATACTATGGATGGAACATATAGCTTAATTACAGCTGTAGATTTAAAAAATGGTGCCAAGGCAACTGTGAATACTAAAGGTTATTTAGGTGGCAGTAGTGGGCTTTATATGTCAGAGAATGCACTTTATTTAACAACACCAATTTATGATAGAAGTCCAGCCGTTCCTGCTACTGGTCGCATTACGGATATGATCTGGATGCCAAGAACTACTGATACACAAGTGTTTAAGTGGGATGTTGATGGAACTACAATGAATTTTGTAGGTACTACGGAAGTGAAAGGATCCGTGTTAAACCAATACTCAATGGATGAGTATAAGGGCAATTTCCGCATCGTTACAACTGAAGGAAATACGTGGAATGAAAAAGATATATCACGTAATCACCTATTTATTTTAGATGAAAATTTACAACAACTTGGTGCAGTAAAAGATTTAGCTCCTGGTGAAAAAGTGTATTCTGCACGCTTTATGGGTGAAAAAGCATATGTGGTAACATTTAAGCAAGTGGATCCACTGTTTGTTATTGATGTGGCAAATCCGAAAAAGCCAACTGTACTAGGTGAGCTGAAGGTTCCGGGTTTTAGTAACTACTTACACCCATTAGACGATACGCATTTAATCGGCATTGGCTATGATACAGAGCAACGTTATGATGCAAATACGAAGCGTAATTTTACAGTGACAACGAATATGAAGATGTCATTGTTTGATGTTTCAGATTTCAAAAATCCAAAGGAACAATCAACAGTAAAAATCGGTGGTAAGGGCTCGTACTCGGATGTTCAATACAATCCTAAAGCGCTATTCCGCAATAAGGAATACAATTACTTTGGTTTCCCAATTGTCCTTTATGATGCAGGGAAGGGTGATGAAATCGTCTACAAAGGTCAGGGCGCACAAATCTATGAAATCACTACGGATAATGGAATTGTACTGAAAGGAAATATCATTAATGAAAACACTAGCGAGCCGTATGAAAATTGGGAGCAACTCGTACAGCGTGTAGTCTATATAGATGACACTCTTTACACAGTAGCACGCAATGAAGTGAAGAGCTATCAGTTAAAGGACTTCAAACCTCTAGATACATTAACGATCAAATAAAAAGAAAGTCCAATAAACTCAAGGTGGAGTTTATTGGACTTTTCATGTTGTTGAAAAACTATTATGTCAATGAAATTCAGGTGTCCTATCAAATAAAGTAAGGCTCTTCTGCAAAACGTGGGGGAGATTTTCGTGCTAGCTGGGGGGCGTCCGATGAGCCGCTTCGCCGGAACGAAGATCAACCACTTCGCTTAGTATTTATCTTCTGGCATACCTCTCTCATTTATAATGATAAAGGAAGTGTCAGCAATGAGTGTTTTTTGTGCGAAAGCGAAGTGCTAACGTAGCGGCAGCAACAAGGTTTTGTCTGTGCGAAAGCGAAGTGCTAACGTAGCGGCAGCAACAAGGTTTTGTCTGTGCGAAAGCGAAGTGTTAACGTAGCGGCAGCAACAAGGTTTTGTCTGTGCGAAAGCGTAGTGTTAACGTAGCGGCAGCAACAACCAATGCTTTTATACGGGGACAAAACTGGTCAAAACCTTAAAAAGCGCGAGAAATCAATTTAGAAACGTTGATTTCTCGCGCTTTTTTTGATGTTAGATTTTTAGACGCAAATTATCAGTGCGTTCAGATAGTGTTTCGAAGGTAGATGTCGATATTTTTCAAAAGTTGGGTGATAAATCGAAAAAGTTGGGTGATAAATTAAAAAAGTTGGTCGATAAATCGAAAAAGTTAGTCGATAAACAATCAAAAGTTCTCGATAAATCTCAAAACTGTAGCTCATTAAAGATTTTTGTCGCTATCATTGCGCTCTGCTCCACTTTTGCGACAGAGAACTTGCGACTGCCGTTGTCTACCGTAGTCGCTAAGTTTTCTTTGGTCAGTTATTTTTGACGATATGGAAGAATTTCTGATACTGTAACGAATTCATAGCCCTGCCCTTGTAAATAAGCCATTACAGCATCAAGTCCGTCAGCAGTTGATTGATGAATATCATGCATTAAGACGATGGCATTATTGTGCAAATTATTTTTAACATTAGGTAGTAACTGTTTAGCATCGCGATGCTTCCAGTCCAACGTATCAATCGTCCATAAGACAACAGGGACAGGAATTTGAGCGTTAATAGCATCATTTGTTGCGCCGTATGGTGGTCTAAATACAGTTGGACTTTGATTAATTGCTTTCTCTA
Proteins encoded in this region:
- the vanY gene encoding VanY-A/VanY-F/VanY-M family D-Ala-D-Ala carboxypeptidase produces the protein MKKRVFLLIFAICLGVTAFKIVPFFQGEKAYNENGVVDGNSSSENMKKVEIPEEQIYQGNLLLVNSKHPVHNESIKSDIINLNARDELVKGYRMFNSEIYLSEDIARKFSDMVLDAGEDGVSSFLITSGFRGFDEQTKLYEQMGSNRALPAGHSEHNLSLSLDVGSTQGKMEIAPEGEWIAKNAWKYGFTLRYPEDKTDITGIMNEPWHIRYVGLPHSAIMKEKNFVLEEYLDYLKEEEHISATVNGQEYEVFYYPVTENTTINVPANLRYEVSGNNTDGVIVTVFPDNA
- a CDS encoding MFS transporter; translation: MKKTIKEQSILIILLSNVFIAFLGIGLVIPVMPSFMNSMQLSGKTMGYLIAVFAMAQLLMSPLAGRWVDRYGRKNIITIGLFLFGISELIFGLGTHVSVLYLSRMLGGISAAFIIPGVTAYVADITSVQERPKAMGYVSAAISTGFIIGPGFGGFIAEYGIRMPFFFAAAIAFVACILSIFILKEPLTKEQLAEISAKTKQTNFINDLKKSLSPLYFIPFIIVFVLAFGLSAYETVFSLFSDHKFGFTPKDIATIITISAIFGVIVQIFMFGKMVDKLGEKKLIQLCLIAGAILAVASTVISGFWAVLVVTCLIFLAFDLLRPALTTYLSKAAGKDQGFIAGMNSTYTSLGNIIGPMLGGVLFDVNVHYPYLFSAVIMVIGIGITFVWKEKQLTENLAE
- a CDS encoding DedA family protein is translated as MEWIYELFQQYGYYVVLVGLLLEYIAFPFPGEPTLVYAGYLVHTGDLNLPILIILSFIGTSVGMTIQYFLGNKLGMPFIQKYGKYVFLTQRKIDLTKMWFDKYGYFLLFIGFFIPGVRHFTGYFVGIINLSFRRFAIIIYSGALFWVSFFLIGGYWLGDKMHSVISMMGQHVWEIVFGVIIIVAIIRFRKQLKRLFVQNTN
- the pssA gene encoding CDP-diacylglycerol--serine O-phosphatidyltransferase, producing MKHIPCMITIGNFICGLLAIRSLFIQDFYTAAFFIFVGMFLDFFDGMVARKLNAVSDIGKELDSFADLITFGVAPAMLAYNVALYSIPYIGILCTLAYGTCGAIRLSRFNAHHSKSPTFIGMPIPFAGICLVILSFMNNSIVLAVSTCVLSYLMVSTIKFPHFKRLAVENSEVERWEQFKN
- a CDS encoding beta-propeller domain-containing protein; the encoded protein is MKNKWIAILLIAVLAILPGTFSLIVPQKAEAQEASTSTKTHSWQASFTEALKESEITDANVYVTNSKNKKVLATITLGDDKKTLIVSGLAPDSYKLHVNKEAFARSGTKTASQVIPFTIIEKLEAVKSEKELQQYFEALLANHPQKELDYEATVEVASSEDKASTNNASTTNNQVEGVEEGDIVVVKDGFIYAVKDQGINVVDAKDPKNLKLATTIKLKESQYISKLALYDHLLIVIGDEYLEKVGTSMSTATLYDISNPKNPKLIREVGQEGYLQDIRITNGTLYLIGNMYPNYWMLREQKAPDLKPKTFDSLEGKEYKSLPLEKISILPNTMDGTYSLITAVDLKNGAKATVNTKGYLGGSSGLYMSENALYLTTPIYDRSPAVPATGRITDMIWMPRTTDTQVFKWDVDGTTMNFVGTTEVKGSVLNQYSMDEYKGNFRIVTTEGNTWNEKDISRNHLFILDENLQQLGAVKDLAPGEKVYSARFMGEKAYVVTFKQVDPLFVIDVANPKKPTVLGELKVPGFSNYLHPLDDTHLIGIGYDTEQRYDANTKRNFTVTTNMKMSLFDVSDFKNPKEQSTVKIGGKGSYSDVQYNPKALFRNKEYNYFGFPIVLYDAGKGDEIVYKGQGAQIYEITTDNGIVLKGNIINENTSEPYENWEQLVQRVVYIDDTLYTVARNEVKSYQLKDFKPLDTLTIK
- a CDS encoding DedA family protein, yielding MGTVQELIGSYGYLAIFLMLILGIVGLPIPDEVLMTIVGYFTNIHVLNYELAIFVSFAGALIGMMISYLIGRKAGRPLIAKYGKWIGLKEKRMMKVERWMKKYGPFSLVFGYFIPGFRHVTCYFAGIGKMRLKTYITFAAIGAFIWCFTFITIGKVVGVIQD